The following proteins come from a genomic window of Nautilia profundicola AmH:
- the ispG gene encoding flavodoxin-dependent (E)-4-hydroxy-3-methylbut-2-enyl-diphosphate synthase has protein sequence MIKRYPTRKIKVGNVDVGGDAPISVQSMTYSKTKDIESTLDQINRLYFAGADIVRVAVLDEEDALALKEIKQKSPLPVIADIHFNYRLGLKAAEVVDGLRINPGNIGGKERVKAIVDACKARKIPIRIGVNAGSLEDHLENKYGQTPKAMVESALWHIKFLEDLDFFDIKVSLKASDVQRTVEAYRMLRPLVDYPFHLGVTEAGTKFHATIKSAAAFGALLLDGIGDTMRVSITGELEEEIKVGKAILKDLGLSKEGVNIISCPTCGRIEVDLPPIVEAVEEATKHIKKPLNLAVMGCVVNAIGEAKEADVAIACGKGYGLIIKKGEIIGKYKEEELLEKFLEEVKKESE, from the coding sequence TTGATTAAAAGATATCCAACGAGAAAAATCAAAGTCGGAAATGTTGATGTGGGAGGGGATGCTCCTATTTCAGTCCAATCCATGACATATTCCAAAACAAAAGATATAGAATCCACACTTGATCAAATAAACAGATTGTATTTTGCAGGTGCCGATATCGTAAGGGTGGCGGTACTTGACGAAGAAGACGCACTTGCTCTTAAAGAAATAAAACAAAAATCTCCTCTTCCTGTTATTGCCGATATACATTTTAATTACAGACTCGGGCTTAAAGCCGCCGAGGTTGTAGACGGTCTTAGGATTAATCCGGGAAATATCGGCGGTAAAGAGAGAGTAAAAGCTATAGTGGATGCATGCAAAGCAAGAAAGATACCTATAAGAATCGGTGTAAATGCGGGAAGTTTGGAAGATCATCTTGAAAACAAATACGGACAGACTCCAAAAGCAATGGTCGAATCCGCTCTTTGGCATATTAAGTTTTTGGAGGATCTGGACTTTTTTGATATTAAAGTCTCACTAAAAGCAAGCGACGTACAAAGAACGGTTGAAGCTTACAGAATGTTAAGACCTCTTGTTGATTACCCGTTTCATTTGGGTGTAACGGAAGCCGGAACGAAATTTCACGCAACAATAAAAAGCGCGGCCGCATTCGGAGCGCTGCTGCTTGACGGAATAGGCGATACAATGAGGGTATCTATTACTGGAGAACTTGAAGAAGAAATAAAAGTAGGCAAGGCTATTTTAAAAGATTTGGGACTCAGTAAAGAAGGAGTTAATATTATTTCATGTCCTACATGCGGAAGGATTGAAGTGGATCTTCCGCCTATTGTAGAAGCTGTTGAAGAAGCTACCAAACATATAAAAAAACCGCTTAACCTTGCCGTAATGGGATGTGTGGTAAATGCAATCGGTGAAGCAAAAGAAGCAGATGTCGCAATTGCATGCGGCAAAGGATACGGACTTATTATTAAAAAAGGTGAAATAATAGGTAAATATAAAGAAGAAGAACTGCTTGAGAAATTTTTAGAAGAAGTTAAAAAGGAGAGCGAATGA